The stretch of DNA CTGCTCTCGGCATCGGTCCTTTCACCGTAGCtattttatttcagtttaatCCCTGGCGATTTCAAAACGATCTTGTCGCTGTTAACTACAGACCTTACTGTGCTGGAGTTGAAGTCAATGGGTTTTTATCACCTTCTGAATCTGTTGATTTGATGTTACGAGTTTTACGCATGGTGATTGTGCTGACTTTGTTGCAGGGTTTAATCCGACCGGGAACTCAAAGTGTACCAGTGATGGTAATTGGGGCTTCATGCTTCGGAGCAGACAAATGCTTGTCGTTCAAGTGAGTTTTTACGCTGGTTAGCTTTTGCAATTGTCATTTTGTTTGTTTTCTTAGACTGAATAATGAGATGCTGTAGAATTAGATTGTAGACATACTATTTGAATTCTTGTGGGTTCTCGAGGCTCAGTCTGCTGCTGAAGCCAAAAGCTATTTTGATGTACTATACCTGGGTTGTCTACAAAAGAAATACCTGGAGGAGGTTTCCTCTTGTAATGTCTTTGTTGTTAAGGTCTGCTCCTCTCGTCTGTCTCGCTTCACTTCCCTTATTATCTTGAAATTTAGATATGTCGACACTAGACAGAGTCCATCTGTTCTACTTGGGGGCAAAACTGCTTTTATTGACTTCAAAATTATTTCCAAGTTCACCATAATTCTTTTATCTATAAGCTGAAGATGTCGGTCAGCTATCTTAATATGCTCGTGGTCAatcctttgttttgttttccttattatttaattGATCATTCTGTAGCAGCTCGCTGACCATGCTTTAATAGGTAGATTCTACTATCAATCTATCATGGAGTGTCCCACTTGTCATTTATATCTTCTAAATATGCAAATCTTGATTCTAATGTTCATCTGGTAATCTAATCTCGCAGGGTAACGTGATTTCTTCTCCTGCCATAAAAGGAACCATTCTGCCTGGTATAACAAGGAAAAGTATACTTGATATTTCTTGTAGTCTAGGATTTGAGGTATTCCATAATCTCTTAGACTCTTTCTTATCAAGTGTTTATTATATATACAATTTCTTAATTTTAAGCCTCCAAACCGTGTGAGCCGCCCAGTCAGTTTTCCCTTCATGGCAATCAAGTTTATTAAGATCATTGTTCACAAGTGAGCAACCGTAAATCTACGTGAAAACTTCCATTGGTGGTTGATTATACCCTGTTGAGCTGTTGATGACTTCTATTGCACAAAAATGTGGTATCACTTTCATTTGCCATGAAGCTTTGGATGTCGCAGTATAGGATGTCGAGGATGTAACATGAAAAGTTTCGGCCTATGCAGCCAGAAAATTTAAAAACATTTTCCAAATGTCTTGGTTATTGACGTCTTATGATAAAGTTCCATGTTAATGATAGCTCATATCGGCACATTACCAATTTTAAAATCATACACCATTTTGAATCGACACTTTACCAATTTTGTTTTTGAAGTAACAGGCATTATGACTACGTCACGCAACCCAACATTTTTGTTCTATTTTGACTTAGATTATATTATGTCTTCCGTCGTGTTGAGTAATATGTATGCACCTCAATACGTTTATACTTGTGTAGTGAGTTAACAGTACGCTTACCACCCGTAAGTTTATATGATAGTCTGATAGAGCAACTTGATGAAGGCTACACTGAAATATTGAATGCGTTGGTGATTATGAGGAATCAGCGTTCTCTATTCACAAACTTAAGAGTTATAATCCGTTTTCAAAAGTTAGTTAAGCCGGTAAAAAATTGCGTGAACTTTTGGTACTTTCGAAATACGTAGTTAACCTAATTAgggtaaatttgaaaaaaaaaaaattcaatttaattatttGGTATTATATTAGAAAGTTACaataatttccttcaaaaacctTTTGTACTCGGTTACTTTATTTTCTTAAATAATAAAAGAAACTTAAAATATTGTAGCCCACTTAGCTCGGTGGATTTTCTGTACGATTGAATTATGAATTGGGCTCGAGCCATGCAGTTCTTTCTTCATGTGCTATGTCTTCTTGAGCCACACATGTCCTGCCCATCCTCTGATATGGTGAGTTCTCCCTGAACATTATCCTATGGAAGCTTCTGCCTCGTCAGGTCCTCTTCTTAACCATTTTTAAGCATATACTCCTTCGTCCGAATTATTTGTTCACCTTTTTTCTCCATGTTTACTAAATGTGAAGTTTGATTTTCATTCTACTTTGATGGCTGCTCATGCTAAATCCCTTTTCGTATTGTGAGATTATTTGTTTTTGCCGTATAGTTACCTTCTGAATCGTGGACACGTGTTTCGTTTACAAATAATGCTCGTGTAATTGTGAATccaaagggagaaaggaaaggtaATTAATCACCTGGCTCTCTTTCGGATGGGGTGTTCTACATGGCATTGACATGACTGTTGTGTGCAGGATCCGCTATCACATGACTTATTGGGAAGGAATGTTCTGATGTTTCGCCATGAATAGTAAGAGCTGCCATTGTTATCGTTTAATTTATATTTCTCTCTTCTCCCTAACTAAAGCTCATAAGCTATTTCATTTTTCCTCGCCATGTTTGGATTATGCTGGTGTGTTGAATGGAGTCATGTTCAGGTGAGGATTTTTGTGTTTTGTGCCTTCTGGTGTACTGAATTGAAAGTGAAGCAGGCAATTGAGTTGATGCAAGTGGGTGATGGTTAATGTCAGCCTGTTAGTGATGCGCTGTAACTGTTGTctcctatatttgaaagttaagaGGTCAGTCAGTATATGAGAGTAAATGGCCTGTTCATACTCAGACTCGGGTAGAGTTAAGACATGTTTAGATGTCGAGCATGAAAATAAAGAAATCAATGTTGAAGTCAGTCAAATTTCAAGCATGCTGTTAAAACCTGATGTTGAGGAAACTGCTGAAAATGTGAGTGATGAAATGGAAGAAGAAAACTTCTTTGAGCAGATCTTGCCTCCTATAAAAGAAAAATCAATAGAACAACCTTTTTCTGAAGAAAGTCGT from Silene latifolia isolate original U9 population chromosome 10, ASM4854445v1, whole genome shotgun sequence encodes:
- the LOC141606376 gene encoding large ribosomal subunit protein uL14x/uL14z/uL14y-like isoform X1, which gives rise to MKLERPRIKGRLNRLPSACVGNMVMATVQKGKPDLCNDDVFMYFEGFNPTGNSKCTSDGNWGFMLRSRQMLVVQGNVISSPAIKGTILPGITRKSILDISCSLGFELPSESWTRVSFTNNARVIVNPKGERKGSAIT
- the LOC141606376 gene encoding branched-chain amino acid aminotransferase 2, chloroplastic-like isoform X3 encodes the protein MVMATVQKGKPDLCNDDVFMYFEGFNPTGNSKCTSDGNWGFMLRSRQMLVVQGNVISSPAIKGTILPGITRKSILDISCSLGFELPSESWTRVSFTNNARVIVNPKGERKGSAIT
- the LOC141606376 gene encoding uncharacterized protein LOC141606376 isoform X2; translation: MKLERPRIKGRLNRLPSACVGNMVMATVQKGKPDLCNDDVFMYFEGFNPTGNSKCTSDGNWGFMLRSRQMLVVQGNVISSPAIKGTILPGITRKSILDISCSLGFEDPLSHDLLGRNVLMFRHE